The genomic region CCGACGACCTGGTGCACACCCCGCCCGCCGACCGCACCAGGGCGTACGTGGGCAGCGTGGACGCGTTCGCGCGCCGGGTGCCGCTGCGGGCGGCGGCCATGCTGCGGCGGGTGCTGCGCGGGACCGACGACCGGGCGGCCGAGCAGTTGGAGGGACTCGTGGCGACCTGGAGCGACGCCTTCGCGGAACGCTTCCGCGCCCGCTGGGTGCCGTTGGAGCACCAGGTCGAGCACCAGTCCCGCACGGTGGTCGCCGCGGCGCTGCACGCGCGCGAGGGCGCGTCGTAGACACCTGCGGCGTCACGGACCCCGGTGCCGCACCGCCCCGGGCGTCACTCCCGCTGCATCGGCAGCGCCGCCCCCGACTCCCACCCCGGCTCGCCCGGGCGGGAGCGCGCGGGCGTGTCCCGCACGGCCAGGTCGAAAGCGGCGAGCACCACGCGCGCCTGGTACTCCGCCTGGCGCGCCACCGGGATCCAGCGCGCCCCGCAGCCGTCGCGGTAGTCGGCGCACCACGCGTCGATCAGCCGGTCCAGCTCCGGCAGTGCCCCGGCCGGGTCGTCTCCGGCGGCCCGCACGAGCTGGTGCAGGAGCCCGGCTGTGCGCAGGGCCAGCCGCCGCCCGGAGATGCGCAGGGCGGCGAGGTGGGCGGTGCTCAGGGGCGGCAGGGGATGGGCCGCGCCGTCGCCGGTGTCGGGGTCCCAGGCGTCGGCGAGGCCGGGGCAGACCAGTACGTAGTCGTCGACCGGGGCGAGCAGGCGCGCCGCGTCGGGCACGGCGGCGAGGTACGGCCGGACGCGGGCCAGGAGGTGCCGCAGGAGCCCCGTGTCGTGGCGCAGGGTGTGGCTCACGGCCCGCAGCACCGCCTCCCGGTCGGCGGGCGGGGAGCCGTCCGTCACGGCCGCCACGCCCCACATGGGCGCCTCGACGACCGCGGTGATCGTGCCGTGCGGGTGCGGGTGGAACCAGGTCGACTCGACGGCGGCCTCCGTGATGGCCGCGGCCAGGCCGGCCCGGCGCGGCGGCGGGATCCGGTAGACGGCGGGCCCGAGGCCGGGCCAGTACAGGGCGTCGTACGCGCCGAGTTCGCGGGGGATGCCGAGCCGGGCGGCGATGTGGGCGAGGCGCTGGGCGAGGCCGGGCAGGTCGTCGGTGAGCTCGACGAAGCCGCCGCCGACATCGACGCCGTGCAGCGAGCACTGGAGGAACGGCCGCAGTTCGTCCTGGACCTCGAGCAGGGCGCGGGTCTCCGGCAGGGCGGCGCCGGCCGCGCCGTCGGGCAGCCACTCGGGCTGTTCCAGGAAGCCGGGCCGGAAGAAGTTCCGGAAGTACTGGCCGAGTGCGTACGGGCCGGTCAGCCAGCCCTCGTTGCGACGCAGCCCGTCCGGGTCGAGGCACAGCAGCAGGTTCCAGGTGGCGTCGGCACCCTCGGTGAGCCGCGGGTCGGCCAGCGCCCGCTCGGCCAGGCGCAGCACGGTGGCGCCGCCCACGGGTTCGTTGGCGTGGGGGCCGGCGACGACGAGGGCCTGACGGCTGCCGTGGCCGACGGAGAGCAGCCACAGGGGTGTGCCCGCGCGGGACGTGCCGATCCGGCGCAGCCGGGCGTCTCGCGGGTGGCGTGCGACGAGTGCGGCGGCCCGGGCGCCCAGTTCGTCGACGGTCGGGTAACGCAGGAGGGGCGGCAGGGCACACCTCCCCGATGCGGTGCCGTCGCTTCACCAGCTGTACATGGCGTACGCACAGTCAGTCACGACTTCAGGGGTACGTCAACACCGTGGGGCGCGATGGGTTTTGAGCCACTCCCCAGGGAGCGACACCTGGTAAATCCAAGGCCAGAGCTAAGGCATCGCTCGGTTTCCGGCCAGGCGACCGTGGAGCCGCTCCCGGTCAGCCTGCCGACAGCCGGAACGTCATGCGCCCGAACCCGACCTGGTCGCCCTCGCGGACGACGGCCGCGCCGACGACGCGCCGCCCGTTCACCGTCGTGCCGTTGGTGGAGCCGAGGTCGCGCAGGACCCACATGCCGCCCTGGTGGCGGAGTTCGGCGTGGACGCGGGAGACCGTCTCGTGGTTGAGGCGCAGTCCGCTGGCGGGGTCGCGGCCTATGCGCAGCGGATGGCTGTGCGACGGGTGCGGCAGCAGCAGCTTGGGCAGGCGCTCGGCCTGCCAGGCTCTGCGCAGCCGTACGGTGAACCCGGAGACCGCCTCGACGGTGCCGAACACCAGGCGGGAGAACCGGCTCTCCGTGGGCAGGTCGGCGGTGAGCACGGCGAGCTCGTCCGGGCGGCGGGCGGCGAGCGCCAGTTCCATGCGGCGGATGAACGTGTCGTGGGACAGGCGGCCCATGGCGACGCCGTCACGGAGCACCTTCAGCGCCCTGTCGCGCTCCACGTCGGAGAGCCGCGCGGGGTACGTGTTGAACTCGAAGGACGACGTCACGCTCGTGATTGTCGGGCAGTGCGGCCGGGCTGTCCAGAAAACGGGAAAACGCCCGCCACGCGCGCGTACCGGGGCGACACCCGCCGCAAATGGGTGGATGCACCAGCGGATTGATCGCGTTTGACGCACCATGGACGGGCTACATCACGGTGAGCAGACGAAGGGGAACCGTCCGTGCAGTTCGAGGTGTGGGCACCGCAGGCAGGCCGTGTGACGCTCCGGTGCGACGGCGTCACGCGCGCGTTGGAGCGCGATCCGGAACGGGCGGGATGGTGGCGGGGCGAGGCGGACGCGCGCGACGGGTCCCGGTACGGCTTCGCGCTGGACGACGGTCCCGTACGACCCGATCCGCGCTCCCGCCGGCAGCCGGACGGCCCGGACGGGCTGAGCGCGGTCGTCGACCACGAGCGGTACGAGTGGCGCGCGCAGTGGCGGGGGCGGCCACTGCCCGGCGCGGTGCTGTACGAGCTGCACGTCGGGACCTACACGCGCGAGGGCACCCTGGACGCGGCCGCCGAGCGGCTCGGTCATCTCGCCGAACTGGGCGTGACCCACGTGCAGCTGATGCCGCTGTGCCCCTTCCCCGGCACGCACGGCTGGGGGTACGAGGGCGTCTCGCTGTGGGCCGTGCACGAGCCGTACGGCGGGCCCGAGGCGCTGAAACGCTTCGTCGACCAGGCCCATGAACTCGGCCTGGGCGTGGTCCTCGACGTGGTGCACAACCACTTCGGCCCGTCCGGCAACTACCTGCCCGTCTTCGGGCCGTACCTCACGGACCGGCATCACACGCCCTGGGGCGCCGCGGTCAATCTGGACGCGCCCGGCTCGGACGAGGTGCGCGCGTTCCTCGTCGGCAGCGCGCTGGCCTGGCTGCGTGACTACCGGATCGACGGGCTGCGCCTGGACGCGGTGCACGCGCTGGTGGACACGCGCGCGTTCCACTTCCTGGAGGAGCTGTCGACGGCCGTGGACGCCCTGGCCGCCGAGGTGGACCGGCCGCTGTTCCTGGTCGCCGAGTCGGATCTCAACGACCCGCGGCTCATCACCTCCCGGGACGAGGGCGGTCTCGGGCTGCACGCGCAGTGGAACGACGACTTCCACCACGCCCTGCACACCACGCTGACCGGCGAGTCGCAGGGCTACTACGCCGACTTCGCACGCGCTCCCCTCGCCGGGCTCGCCAAGACCCTCACCGGCGGCTACTTCCACGACGGGACGTACTCCAGTTTCCGGGAGCGGCACCACGGGCGACCCCTGGACCGTACGCGGGTGGCCGGGCACCGGCTCCTCGGCTACAGCCAGACCCACGACCAGGTGGGCAACCGCGCCCAGGGGGACCGCC from Streptomyces chartreusis NRRL 3882 harbors:
- a CDS encoding M14 family zinc carboxypeptidase codes for the protein MPPLLRYPTVDELGARAAALVARHPRDARLRRIGTSRAGTPLWLLSVGHGSRQALVVAGPHANEPVGGATVLRLAERALADPRLTEGADATWNLLLCLDPDGLRRNEGWLTGPYALGQYFRNFFRPGFLEQPEWLPDGAAGAALPETRALLEVQDELRPFLQCSLHGVDVGGGFVELTDDLPGLAQRLAHIAARLGIPRELGAYDALYWPGLGPAVYRIPPPRRAGLAAAITEAAVESTWFHPHPHGTITAVVEAPMWGVAAVTDGSPPADREAVLRAVSHTLRHDTGLLRHLLARVRPYLAAVPDAARLLAPVDDYVLVCPGLADAWDPDTGDGAAHPLPPLSTAHLAALRISGRRLALRTAGLLHQLVRAAGDDPAGALPELDRLIDAWCADYRDGCGARWIPVARQAEYQARVVLAAFDLAVRDTPARSRPGEPGWESGAALPMQRE
- a CDS encoding DUF1707 and FHA domain-containing protein; protein product: MTSSFEFNTYPARLSDVERDRALKVLRDGVAMGRLSHDTFIRRMELALAARRPDELAVLTADLPTESRFSRLVFGTVEAVSGFTVRLRRAWQAERLPKLLLPHPSHSHPLRIGRDPASGLRLNHETVSRVHAELRHQGGMWVLRDLGSTNGTTVNGRRVVGAAVVREGDQVGFGRMTFRLSAG
- the treZ gene encoding malto-oligosyltrehalose trehalohydrolase, producing the protein MQFEVWAPQAGRVTLRCDGVTRALERDPERAGWWRGEADARDGSRYGFALDDGPVRPDPRSRRQPDGPDGLSAVVDHERYEWRAQWRGRPLPGAVLYELHVGTYTREGTLDAAAERLGHLAELGVTHVQLMPLCPFPGTHGWGYEGVSLWAVHEPYGGPEALKRFVDQAHELGLGVVLDVVHNHFGPSGNYLPVFGPYLTDRHHTPWGAAVNLDAPGSDEVRAFLVGSALAWLRDYRIDGLRLDAVHALVDTRAFHFLEELSTAVDALAAEVDRPLFLVAESDLNDPRLITSRDEGGLGLHAQWNDDFHHALHTTLTGESQGYYADFARAPLAGLAKTLTGGYFHDGTYSSFRERHHGRPLDRTRVAGHRLLGYSQTHDQVGNRAQGDRLSALVPPGLLACAATLTLTAPFTPMLFMGEEWAAGTPWQFFTDHTDPELADAVRRGRRREFAAHGWKEEDVPDPQDPATRDRSCLDWSEPERQPHARVLAWYRQLLALRHEQPDLTDPDLADTKVAFDEERRWIAFRRGDVLVAVNLAPEPAALSLGVPHARVLAAWEPVEDPGADGVLHVPGESGVVLLQE